The following coding sequences lie in one Acropora palmata chromosome 3, jaAcrPala1.3, whole genome shotgun sequence genomic window:
- the LOC141876262 gene encoding uncharacterized protein LOC141876262 isoform X10, with protein sequence MEAKRPRHPGRREAVTGESEETTKKKTPLKTETNGTQMNNQHTSNAQGNINKAGQVEKGRGRGASLERDRRYKVPPNDRGKQSDVRNQEQSARGHDPVNLRLQKNTERNSRGPLPGKHSALNLKILRTKGAIEVVEKLIREMKELKFIIRSEEQNHNSDEFIADLIFTLALVCRAPQSEQTITILATLKRSSLLTTKIPRLLDCFQESVAKVNHDFREGLTECLVMLFSTYLRHFPSSYADLPYDHLKRALDHSDLTGNENLKKELDSLKQARDCIIKGERQKLSKPYINRAGEEPPNDFRKIPICPTSHDIETRERPFVRTNIIKGRYENAEHYLDVQFRLLREDFLGPLREGIQETIQDIPRQKRNQLGTKNYRRVKIVNKQFRLFGKVHHVKIDVSGLNPSKWVHRRLMHGSLVCLSQDNFKTMLFATVVERHEEKLKAGKIGIQFFEGQNVLEIEKRDCDYQMVEPASFFEAYRHVLKGLQELDDSTLPFKKYLVECNKEVDPPQYLRRDDSQQQVCYDLSKALNVSSHYKATAVPVLQPKEWPPVKALPLNSSQLEALRTAITTEFCVIQGPPGTGKTYVGTIIVRCLLENRTIWDPQQNSPMLMVCYTNHALDQFLEKVLQFLPIREIIRVGGGSKSEKLESCNLKQFTRRSNRLVYNKRRDIEQRIDEQTTEIERKNKNLTEVRSRDKLLELDDLEELMNPVHVDQFYNAIFPRSVAYKSRSAKNAFILWLCSDESVGTCNRSKGQDEESVDEEILNDSDADEGINDFAQDHGQDQEEQMEEEEEEEERDDDDGEWHLVERSGKRHKTGGSSRSKNYKWHADNGSSSMGKKEKTADISSVKEALKKEKIMTTAEMMLVDNIWDLEQPARLQLYLCWIENYCKHCKVEVHRSEQEYKQLCIEREHVKFEEEEEIIRRATVVGMTTTGAAKYHSVLQNVAPKIVVIEEAAEVLEAHILTSLTHKTEHAILIGDHKQLRPKAAVYELAQTHNLEVSLFERMVMNNMDCKRLSVQHRMRPEIAALTKPIYDHEITDHGSVKDFENISGVRYNLFFIEHNHPERMVNGLQSYANNHEAEFMVALCKYLLLQGYKETQITVLTMYTGQLLLLKELMPRYIFKELRICAVDDYQGEENDIILLSLVRSNEENRIGFLHESNRICVALSRARKGLYCSGNFSLLKRKSDLWKKICNHLQATNGMADSLELICKTHNNVTAVRKATDFNKLGGCNSLCGLRLRCGHACSQKCHVSDHKTFQCHKPCPGRCPQEHACPEKCHSPRKCPPCFHLMTKLVPKCSHEQQIPCSQDPEEFSCRMKCEKMLPCGHECGNKCGEKCSSKCQVKVMKSLLCGHKETLPCFRNPMTFTNCQKNCRKILSCAHPCSKKCSEQCLCEMEITVTLPCEHTKRILCREKKGVIKCNNKCRRKLDCGHDCKGLCHEECKVRECKAEVCKELPCGHQLTLPCYRKSESVFCHAPCPRDLDCGHKCPSVCGRPCKEVQCEERCPRKCMQGHSCLKRCHDGSPCGNCTQVVDMAIPSCGHTIKRPCYFDPSSEVCQQPCDRVRVCGHPCKEICGQNCETKPCMVPVQSTLPCNHLGTLACHENPDEATCIEIVQVRLPCHHKAFIECHAAKNGLPRILCKEKVEKELPCKHKLEMSCFQNPEECICSEKVSVKLPCGHRTSIPCVDATAELPRQICTVKEERTLPCGHKAALSCDKKTEEYCCDQKVQVTLTCGHKKDITCGTALKEHQSGICDTLVKRKLPCGHENMVECSLEIAKIRCKHPCERFLPCGHPCTKKCGEVCTQFKCMAKVLKDLNCGYHKISCHCGDDVSKLTCPDKCSIQLKCGHLCPGKCGEDCSQYRCETMVMKNLSCPGNHSQEMACYKDPKIVKCKESCKKDLDCGHRCPGICTQPCEKLLCTKEKEKTYACGHKGKVKCFQFKTATCQAPCERRKACGHVCGGICGDPCSKFPCKYTVTKTLPCNHKKRMPCIGSTNDVKCSGQCLAKLACGHRCPGKCTKCRERGSHEHCQSQCNRILVCSHHCKAQCAIPCPPCSKKCFIRCPHVKCSKSCSELCNPCNRPCKWRCNHYQCTKTCEEECDRPRCDAPCSEKLPCGHPCIGLCGEDCPTLCAICDAEELSSILGDGRAESTETTRYIQLHNCHHIFTVEEMDAMMQEDIGSNVELMRCPRCSTPITFSFRYGNQVKKALKNMENVKKEIYKLGNETGRLARTLYYTLRHPLRDIVTTEQNLALIKSVERGTILPLEIPSLFTLKNSLIIIHESGKARLSLKKVRLEASLGVHQQMNRVLKTIVHELEDITRSLESCHSYLRFLGEAYDDTRKCALFASLLELHSEAAKRGTPLSTKTTSLLKKATSDLILFLQGKDEALIITELESLTTLLRREMGLKPSIEMPTELQSFPGFGQVVWKLCAHCEVCFTRTVWRKGEEKIESSTRCAQCTS encoded by the exons ATGGAAGCCAAAAGGCCAAGGCACCCAGGAAGAAGAGAAG CAGTTACTGGTGAAAGTgaggaaacaacaaaaaagaaaaccccATTAAAGACGGAGACAAATGGAACACAAATGAATAACCAACATACAAGTAACGCACAAG GAAATATCAACAAAGCCGGCCAAGTTGAAAAAGGGAGAGGGCGCGGAGCATCACTCGAGCGGGACAGACGTTACAAGGTGCCACCCAATGATAGAGGGAAACAATCAG ATGTAAGAAACCAAGAACAAAGTGCACGAGGACATGATCCTGTCAATTTACGGctacaaaaaaacacagaGCGAAATTCTCGTGGACCTCTCCCAGGAAAACATTCCGCTTTGAACCTTAAGATCTTACGAACGAAGGGTGCTATCGAGGTCGTCGAAAAGCTGATTAGGGAGATGAAGGAGCTGAAGTTCATTATAAGATCTGAAGAGCAAAACCACAACAGTGACGAGTTCATCGCCGATTTGATTTTTACCTTAGCTCTAGTCTGTAGAGCTCCACAAAGCGAGCAGACGATAACGATTCTTGCCACATTGAAAAGATCGTCGTTGCTGACGACGAAAATTCCCCGCTTGCTTGACTGTTTTCAAGAGTCAGTGGCAAAAGTTAACCACGACTTTAGGGAAGGGCTCACTGAATGTCTCGTCATGTTATTTTCCACGTATTTGAGGCACTTTCCCAGTTCATATGCCGATCTTCCATATGATCATCTAAAAAGAGCATTGGATCATTCTGACTTGACAGGAAATgaaaacctgaaaaaagaGTTAGATTCTTTGAAGCAAGCCAGGGATTGCATTATCAAGGGTGAAAGGCAAAAGCTTAGCAAACCCTACATCAACAGAGCAGGAGAAGAGCCACCAAACGACTTTAGGAAGATCCCGATCTGTCCAACAAGCCACGACATCGAAACTCGAGAGAGGCCTTTTGTAAGAACGAATATTATAAAGGGACGATATGAGAATGCAGAGCACTATCTCGATGTACAGTTTCGTTTGCTTCGAGAAGACTTTCTTGGACCCCTAAGGGAAGGCATTCAAGAAACTATCCAAGACATACCAAGACAAAAACGAAATCAGCTCGGTACGAAGAATTACCGCAGAGTAAAAATCGTGAACAAACAATTTCGGTTATTTGGAAAAGTTCATCACGTGAAAATTGATGTTTCTGGTTTGAACCCTAGCAAATGGGTTCATAGAAGACTCATGCACGGTTCTCTTGTTTGCCTTTCACAAGATAATTTTAAGACCATGCTTTTCGCAACAGTTGTTGAACGACATGAAGAGAAActtaaagctggtaaaattGGGATTCAATTCTTTGAGGGTCAAAACGTATTGGAGATCGAAAAACGAGACTGTGATTACCAAATGGTTGAGCCCGCTAGTTTTTTTGAAGCCTATCGTCATGTCCTTAAAGGGTTGCAGGAATTGGATGATTCAACTTTGCCATTTAAGAAGTATCTCGTCGAGTGCAATAAAGAAGTCGATCCACCACAATATCTAAGACGTGACGACTCCCAACAACAGGTCTGTTATGATCTCAGCAAGGCCCTTAATGTCTCCTCCCATTATAAAGCCACTGCAGTACCTGTTTTGCAGCCTAAGGAATGGCCTCCGGTTAAGGCGCTGCCTCTTAACAGTTCCCAACTAGAAGCTCTAAGAACAGCAATCACAACCGAATTCTGTGTCATCCAGGGCCCCCCAGGAACGGGTAAAACATATGTTGGTACCATAATTGTACGATGCTTACTAGAAAACCGTACCATTTGGGATCCCCAACAAAACTCACCAATGTTGATGGTCTGTTACACAAACCACGCGCTTGACCAGTTTTTGGAAAAGGTTCTACAATTTCTTCCAATTCGAGAAATAATTCGTGTTGGAGGAGGGAGCAAAAGCGAGAAATTAGAAAGCTGCAACTTAAAACAGTTTACAAGGAGAAGTAACAGATTAGTTTATAACAAGCGGCGTGACATCGAACAGCGAATAGACGAACAAACAACAGAGATTGAACGTAAGAATAAAAATCTCACTGAGGTACGCTCTCGAGATAAGCTCTTGGAATTGGACGATTTAGAGGAGCTGATGAACCCTGTACACGTAGACCAGTTCTATAATGCCATATTTCCCCGTTCCGTGGCATACAAAAGCCGAAGCGCGAAGAACGCCTTCATATTGTGGCTATGCAGTGATGAATCAGTAGGCACCTGCAATCGTTCCAAAGGACAAGATGAAGAAAGTGTCGATGAGGAAATTCTGAATGATAGTGATGCGGATGAAGGTATTAATGACTTTGCGCAAGATCATGGACAAGACCAAGAAGAACAaatggaagaagaagaagaagaagaagaaagggACGATGATGATGGAGAATGGCATCTTGTCGAGAGGAGCGGAAAAAGACACAAAACAGGAGGTTCCTCACGAAGTAAAAACTATAAATGGCACGCGGATAACGGTTCTTCATCAATgggaaagaaagagaagactGCAGATATCTCTTCTGTGAAAGAGGctctgaaaaaggaaaaaataatgaccACTGCAGAGATGATGCTAGTCGACAATATTTGGGACCTAGAACAACCAGCTAGACTGCAATTGTATCTTTGCTGGATTGAAAACTACTGTAAACATTGCAAAGTAGAAGTACACAGAAGTGAGCAAGAATACAAACAGCTATGCATAGAGCGAGAGCACGTCAAATTTGAAGAAGAGGAGGAGATAATTCGTCGTGCAACTGTGGTTGGAATGACAACAACCGGTGCAGCTAAATACCATTCGGTACTTCAAAACGTCGCTCCAAAAATCGTTGTCATCGAAGAAGCCGCTGAAGTGCTGGAAGCCCATATCCTTACTTCTCTCACACATAAGACAGAGCATGCCATTCTTATTGGAGACCACAAACAACTGCGCCCGAAAGCTGCTGTCTACGAGTTAGCACAAACGCACAACTTAGAGGTTTCTCTATTTGAGCGGATGGTGATGAACAACATGGATTGCAAACGCCTATCTGTACAACACAGAATGCGCCCTGAGATAGCGGCCCTAACCAAGCCAATCTATGATCACGAGATTACTGACCATGGATCAGTCAAAGATTTTGAGAACATCTCTGGTGTCCGCTACAATTTATTCTTTATTGAACACAACCATCCTGAGAGGATGGTAAATGGTTTACAGAGCTATGCGAACAATCATGAGGCAGAGTTTATGGTGGCACTATGTAAATACCTCCTACTTCAAGGATACAAAGAAACCCAAATCACAGTTCTAACTATGTACACTGGccagcttcttcttcttaaagAACTGATGCCTCGTTATATTTTTAAGGAACTGAGGATTTGTGCAGTTGACGACTACCAAGGTGAAGAGAACGATATTATTCTTCTCTCACTGGTAAGAAGCAACGAAGAGAATCGCATTGGTTTCCTACATGAATCTAACCGAATCTGCGTTGCCTTGTCCCGCGCTCGCAAAGGGCTTTATTGCTCTGGAAACTTCAGCTTACTCAAAAGGAAGTCCGActtgtggaaaaaaatttgcaatcaTCTACAGGCAACAAATGGCATGGCTGATAGTCTAGAACTTATTTGTAAAACGCACAACAACGTCACTGCTGTACGAAAAGCAACAGATTTTAATAAATTAGGAGGATGCAATTCGCTTTGTGGACTCCGACTTCGATGCGGCCATGCCTGCAGCCAGAAGTGCCATGTATCAGATCACAAGACGTTTCAATGCCATAAACCATGTCCTGGTAGATGCCCTCAGGAACATGCATGCCCTGAAAAATGTCACTCTCCCAGAAAATGTCCCCCGTGTTTCCACCTAATGACAAAACTAGTCCCGAAGTGCAGTCATGAGCAACAAATTCCATGTAGTCAGGATCCCGAAGAGTTTTCATGTCGTATGAAATGCGAAAAAATGCTGCCGTGTGGGCATGAATGTGGTAACAAATGCGGCGAGAAATGCTCTTCTAAATGCCAAGTTAAAGTTATGAAATCCCTTTTATGTGGACACAAAGAAACGCTGCCGTGTTTCCGGAATCCGATGACGTTCACAAATTGCCAGAAAAATTGCAGGAAAATTCTCAGTTGTGCACATCCATGTTCAAAGAAATGCAGTGAACAATGTCTGTGTGAAATGGAAATTACTGTTACTCTACCATGTGAGCACACGAAACGAATCTTGTGTCGAGAAAAAAAGGGTGTAATTAAGTGTAACAACAAGTGCAGAAGAAAATTGGACTGTGGGCACGATTGCAAAGGACTTTGCCACGAGGAGTGCAAAGTAAGGGAATGCAAAGCTGAGGTTTGTAAGGAACTTCCCTGTGGTCACCAGCTAACACTTCCATGTTATCGAAAGTCAGAAAGTGTCTTTTGTCATGCACCTTGTCCAAGAGACCTAGACTGCGGTCACAAGTGTCCCTCCGTTTGCGGCCGGCCATGCAAAGAGGTTCAGTGCGAAGAAAGGTGCCCTAGGAAATGCATGCAAGGTCATTCATGCCTGAAACGTTGTCACGATGGCTCGCCTTGCGGTAATTGTACACAAGTGGTCGACATGGCGATTCCCTCCTGTGGACACACCATTAAAAGGCCTTGTTATTTCGACCCATCTTCAGAGGTATGTCAACAGCCATGCGATAGAGTAAGGGTTTGTGGGCACCCTTGCAAGGAAATCTGCGGCCAGAATTGTGAAACAAAGCCTTGCATGGTTCCTGTACAAAGTACTTTGCCATGTAATCATTTGGGGACCTTGGCTTGTCACGAAAATCCTGATGAGGCAACTTGCATTGAAATTGTTCAAGTCCGTTTACCATGCCACCACAAAGCGTTCATTGAATGCCATGCCGCCAAAAATGGATTGCCGCGAATTTTATGCAAGGAGAAGGTCGAGAAAGAATTGCCCTGCAAGCACAAACTCGAGATGTCATGCTTTCAGAATCCTGAAGAATGTATCTGCAGCGAGAAGGTCAGCGTTAAACTTCCATGTGGCCATAGGACGTCTATTCCCTGTGTTGATGCAACAGCGGAATTACCAAGGCAAATTTGCACAGTAAAAGAGGAACGAACATTGCCATGTGGTCACAAAGCAGCCCTTTCCTGTGACAAGAAAACAGAGGAATACTGTTGCGATCAGAAGGTTCAAGTTACACTTACCTGTGGACACAAAAAGGATATCACGTGCGGCACAGCATTAAAGGAGCATCAAAGTGGGATTTGTGACACACTTGTGAAGCGTAAGCTACCTTGCGGTCATGAAAATATGGTAGAGTGCTCGTTGGAAATTGCTAAAATACGCTGTAAGCATCCTTGCGAACGCTTTCTTCCATGCGGACACCCATGTACTAAGAAATGTGGTGAAGTGTGCACACAATTCAAGTGTATGGCAAAAGTTCTGAAGGACCTGAACTGTGGATATCACAAGATCAGCTGTCATTGTGGCGATGACGTGTCAAAGTTGACTTGTCCTGATAAATGCTCCATACAGCTCAAGTGCGGTCACCTATGTCCTGGTAAATGCGGCGAGGATTGTTCTCAGTACAGATGCGAAACAATGGTCATGAAGAATCTAAGTTGTCCAGGAAATCATTCGCAAGAAATGGCTTGTTATAAGGATCCCAAAATTGTGAAATGTAAAGAAAGTTGTAAAAAGGATCTCGATTGCGGTCACAGATGCCCAGGAATTTGTACGCAGCCGTGTGAAAAATTGTTATGTACgaaggaaaaagagaaaacatatGCTTGTGGTCACAAGGGAAAAGTGAAGTGCTTCCAATTCAAAACAGCCACCTGCCAGGCACCTTGTGAGCGTCGAAAGGCATGTGGGCACGTGTGCGGGGGTATTTGTGGGGATCCCTGTTCAAAATTTCCCTGTAAATATACTGTAACCAAGACCCTCCCTTGCAATCACAAGAAAAGGATGCCCTGTATCGGTTCGacaaatgatgtaaaatgCAGTGGCCAGTGCCTGGCAAAACTGGCTTGTGGCCACCGATGTCCTGGAAAGTGTACAAAATGCCGTGAAAGGGGTTCTCATGAACACTGTCAGAGTCAATGCAACCGGATACTAGTCTGTTCGCACCATTGTAAAGCACAATGTGCAATTCCCTGTCCCCCTTGCAGCAAAAAATGCTTCATTCGCTGCCCTCATGTTAAGTGCTCTAAGAGCTGTTCAGAGTTATGCAATCCATGCAACAGACCATGCAAATGGCGATGCAATCATTATCAATGCACAAAGACATGTGAGGAGGAATGCGACCGCCCTCGCTGTGATGCACCCTGCTCTGAGAAGCTACCCTGTGGTCACCCATGCATTGGCTTATGTGGGGAAGACTGTCCCACTTTATGTGCTATTTGCGACGCCGAAGAGCTTTCCTCTATACTAGGCGATGGACGAGCTGAATCAACAGAGACTACAAGATATATTCAGCTTCATAATTGCCATCACATCTTCACCGTTGAAGAAATGGACGCGATGATGCAGGAAGACATCGGAAGCAATGTTGAACTCATGCGCTGTCCAAGGTGTTCCACGCCAATTACATTCAGCTTTCGCTATGGAAACCAAGTCAAAAAAGCATTAAAGAACATGGAGAAtgtgaaaaaggaaatttacaAGCTTGGAAATGAAACTGGGCGGTTAGCCAGAACTCTTTATTACACACTTCGCCATCCCCTTCGAGATATCGTCACTACAGAGCAAAATCTTGCTTTGATCAAATCAGTAGAGAGAGGTACAATACTTCCCCTGGAAATTCCTTCACTCTTTACATTAAAGAATAGTTTAATAATCATACACGAGTCTGGAAAGGCACGACtcagtttgaaaaaggttCGACTTGAAGCAAGCCTGGGTGTGCACCAACAGATGAACAGGGTGTTGAAAACCATCGTACATGAACTCGAAGACATCACTCGCTCTCTTGAGAGTTGCCATTCATATCTGAGGTTTCTTGGTGAAGCGTATGATGACACAAGAAAGTGCGCCCTTTTTGCTTCTCTTTTGGAGCTCCACAGTGAGGCCGCCAAGCGTGGTACACCATTGTCTACCAAAACCACAAGTCTTTTGAAGAAGGCAACCAGTGACCTCATACTGTTTCTCCAAGGAAAGGATGAGGCTCTGATAATTACGGAACTTGAAAGCCTTACTACTCTGTTGAGAAGAGAAATGGGCCTCAAACCTTCAATCGAGATGCCTACAGAATTACAGAGCTTTCCAGGCTTTGGACAAGTTGTGTGGAAACTTTGCGCGCATTGTGAAGTATGCTTCACCAGAACAGTTTGGCGTAAAGGGGAGGAGAAAATCGAATCAAGTACGAGGTGTGCGCAGTGCACTTCTTGA